The sequence below is a genomic window from Streptomyces sudanensis.
GNNTNNGGTGNGNNNNGGCNGGGAGGGCGCACCAGGGGGCGCGACCGGAGGCGCGACTGGGAAGCGGTTCCCGTCGCGCCGGGTGGTCAGCCCGGCGTCGCCGCCCGGGGGGTCCGGTGTCCGGGGGCGCTCGTCGCCGTGGAGTCGCCCTCCGCCCCCGTGGAGGGGGCGGGCCCGGCCCGGCCCGTGCGGGAGTGCCGGCGCGGTTCCCCCGAGCCGGGTCCGGAGCGACGGCGGCCGGTGCGGTGGCGGGTCTTCTCCGATCGGGTGGTCATCGAAAGGTGCTCCCTTCGTCGGGACGCCCTTCCCGGCGGTGTCGCCGCCGGTCGGGGCGTCGGGTCCACGGCGCGCACCGCCTGCGGTCCCGGGCGCGCCCGTCTCCGCCGGGAGCGCCGCGCCCGCATCCCCCGGCCGGGCGCGGCGCTCACCGGTGGGCCCCCGTCACCCCGGGCCGTCGTGCGGGCGCCTCCACCCGCCCGTCGCCCGGGACGCGCCGGGTGCGGGCGGACCCTCCGGTGGTACCCGGCGCCACGGGCGCGGGTCGCGCCGGAGGCGGGGAGCCGGTCCGGGCGACCGCCCTCCCGCCGCCGGGGTCGCCGGTGCGGGAGACGCGGTGGCGCCGGAACCGGTGCGGACGGGCCGGTGCGGTGCCCGTGGGCACGGCGGCCGTCGGGACTACCGTGCCGACGGGGGGAACGGATGGCGGTGCGCGTGCGTCACATGTTCGTCCTCGTCGTCCGGGCGGGTCTCGTCACGGTGGTTCCGGACGGAGGCGGTGCGCGCCCTCCCGTGGGCGGGCGCGCAGGCCCTCCGCCGGTTCCCACTTTCACAGGCCGGGCCGGGACGCCGCCATGGGTACAACTGCGTAGGGAAGCGGGAGGATCGTGTCGCGTCTGCACACGAGTGACTACGAGGCGATGCTGGACCTGGCCGTCGGCGTGCTGCGCACGCACGACTCCGAGGAGCTGTGGCGCCTGGTCGTCCAGGAGTTGCTGCGGGCCCTCGACGCGGCGGTCGTCGTGGACAAGGACTCCGAGTGGAGCCCGCACAGCGGTTCCGTGGGGTTCTGGCGCCCGCAGGACCGCACCCGGCGGCTCCGGTTCTCGACGGTCGCCGAGGACGGCGCCCTGCACCGCATCAGGGCCGGTTACCCGTTCGCGGGCCACTACCTGCGGGTGCCGTGCGACCGGGCTCCGCGCACCGCGGGGGAACTCGCGGGCGAGGCCGCCTGGTTGCGCAGCCAGACGGCACGGGCGACGCGTGCGGTGTTCGGCACGCGGCACGCGCTGGCACTGCCCCTGACGGCGCCCGGCACCGGCGGTCCGGTGCGCGGGTTCATCGTCCACCGCGACGGCCGGGACTTCTCCGACCCCGAACGCCGGTACGCCGCCCGGGTCCAGCCCCTCCTCTCGGCGGCCGCGGCCCAGCGCCACCTGCTGGCCCGGCACCGGCCGGCGCCGGACCGGGCCGCCGGACCAAGCGCCCCGCCCGCGCCGGCCCCGTCGCCCTCGCCGGTCCCGCCCGCCGAGTACGGGCTGACGCCGCGGGAGCACGCCGTCCTGCTCACCCTCGCCGAGGGCCTTCCCGCGACGGCGATGGCCCGCCGCCTGGGCATATCGGCCCGCACCGTGCACAAGCACCTGCAGAACCTCTACCGCAAGCTCGGTACGGCCGACCGCCTCGGCGCGGTCCTGCGCGCCCAGCAGGCCGGCCTCCTGCCCGCTTCCGGCTCGGGGGACGCCACGGAGACCCGCCGGGCGTAGTGAGGCGGTTCCGGGCACCGGGCAGCCGGTGACGGATCCGAACCGCCGGCGGATCCGAACCGGCGGGGCCGGCGCCGGGAGGGAGTGCGCGGTGGAGCCCGTCGGCTCAGGTGCCGAGTGCGTGGCCGGTCGTCGACTCCACGTGGTCGGGGAGTTCGTCGTGGCGGTCGCCCACGCTCGGTGTCCCGGCGGGCTCGACCATGAGGATCGCGGCGCCCGACGGGGCGTACGGCTTGTGCTCCGTGCCCCGGGGGACGGTGAAGACCGCCCCCCGGGGGAGCAGGACCGTGCGCTCCCCGCCCGGTTCGCGCAGGGAGATGCGCAGTTCGCCTTCGAGTACCAGGAAGAACTCGTCGGTGTCGTCGTGGACGTGCCAGACGTGTTCGCCCCCGACCTTGGCGACGCGGACGTCGTAGCCGTTCACGCGCGTGACGATACGGGGGCTCCACAGGGCGTCGAAGGAGGCCAGGGCTTCGGCGAGGAGGACGGGTTCGCTGTTCATGCGTCCACCCTGGGCGGTTTCGCACGGCGGGCGTGAGTGCTAGGAATCGCATATGGCGAAAGGATCCTCGCACGCGGTCCGCCCGGAGGGCCTGCACCGGGTCGTCGTGGTCGTGGACGAGGACTCCAACCCCTTCGAACTCGGCTGCGCGATCGAGGTGTTCGGCCTGCGCAGACCGGAGATCGGCCGCGACCTCTACGACTTCGCACTGTGCTCCCCCGAGCCCCGCACCCCGATGCGGGACGGGTTCTTCACCCTCACGGGCGTCGCCGACCTGGAGGCGGCCGACACGGCGGACACCCTGATCGTCCCCAACCGCCCGGACGTCGAGGCGCCTCACCACCCCGCCGTGCTCGATGCCGTCCGGCGGGCGCACGCACGCGGCGCGCGCCTGATCGGTCTGTGCAGCGGCGCGTTCACCCTGGCCGAGGCCGGGGTCCTCGACGGGCGCCGGGCCACGGCCCACTGGCAGTGGGCGGATTCCTTCCGGGCCCGCTTCCCCTCCGTCCGGCTCGAACCGGACGTGCTGTTCGTGGACGACGGCGACGTCCTCACCGCCGCGGGGAGCGCGGCCGCGCTCGATCTCGGGCTGCACGTCGTCCGCCGCGACCACGGGGCGGAGGTCGCCGGCTCCGTGAGCCGGCGGCTGGTGTTCGCGGCGCACCGGGACGGCGGGCAGCGGCAGTTCGTGGAGCGGCCCGTGCCCGACCTGCCGGACGAGTCCCTCGCCCCCGTCCTGGCCTGGGCCCAGGAGCGGCTGGACGCACCGCTCACCGTGTCCGGCCTCGCGGCACGCGCGGCGGTCAGCCCGGCGACGCTGCACCGCCGCTTCCGGGCGCAACTGGGCACGACGCCGCTGGCGTGGCTCACGGGGGAACGGCTTTCCCTCGCGTGCCGGTTGATCGAGCGGGGCGAGTCCCGTTTCGAGGTGGTCGCGCGGCGCAGCGGGCTCGGCACCGCCGCCAACCTGCGCACGGTGATGCGCCGCGCGACCGGCATCACCCCGTCGGCGTACCGGCGCCGGTTCGGGCCGGCGGCGGACTGACGGCGGGCGCCCCCCTCGGCCGAACCGCGAGGACGTGCTCCGCGCTGCGCCCCCCGGCCGCCCGCCTTACCGGGCGGACCGGACCGGTGCCCCGGCGGCCGGGCCCGTCCGGGCCGCCTCCCGTACGACGCGGTGGCGGCGGACCGGCAGGCCGAGGGTCGGGTGGGCGACGCCCCAGGCGGCGCCCTTGCAGACCAGTTCCTTGTAGCGGGCGGCGAACCGGCCGGTCAGGACCGTGTCGACGGCGCGGTCGTCGGCGGTGACGTACTGGATCAGCCCGTCCGCGCGGCCCAGCGAGACGCACTGGTTGAAGTAGCGGATCGACACGGCCGGGACCTTCCCGCCGGTGAGGCGTGCCGCGATGGCGTCGGCGGCCTGCCACGCGGTGGGGACGCCCGTGGCGCACGACATCCGCAGCGGCCTGCCGCCGGGGCCCGTCACCAGGGCCGCGTCTCCGATGGCGTACACGTCCGGGTGCGAGACCGAGCGCATGGTCCCGTCGACCGCGATCCGGCCCGCGCCGTCGACCTCCAGGGCGGTGGCCCGGGCGATCGGGTGGACCGCGAAGCCGGTGGTCCACACGGTGACGGCGGCCGGTACGGCCCGGCCGCCGGCGGTGGTGACGCGGTCGGCCTCGACACCGGTGACGGCGGTGTGCTCGTGCACGGTGACGCCGAGCCTGCCGAGAACCCTCCGCAGGTGCCCGCGCCCCTTGTCCGAGAGCCCGTCGCCGAGGCCGCCGCGGGTGACCAGGTGGACGGCGAGGTCCGGGCGGGCCTCGGCGATCTCGGTGGCGGCCTCCAGGCCGGTGAGGCCGCCGCCGACGACGGCCACGGCCTGCCCGGCGCCCAGTTCCGCCAGGCGCCCGCGCAGGCGGAGCGCCCCGGCCCGGCTCGCGATCTCGTGGGCGTGCTCGGCCGCGCCGGGGACGCCCTGGTCGTCCCAGCCGCTGCCGAGGGCGTACACCAGGGTGTCGTACGGCAGTTCCCCGGCACCGCCGTCCGCGTCGGCGACGGCGACGGTCCTGCGGTCGACGTCGACACCGGTGACCCGGGCGCGCCTCGGTTCGACCGCGGTGCCCGCGAAGATCTCGCCGAAGGACCGGGGCCTCAGCTCCCGGCCGGCGGCGAGCTGGTGCAGCCGGACGCGTTCGACGAAGTCGGGCTCGGCGTCGACGACGGTGACGGCGACGTCGTCGGGGTGGAGCCGCCTGGCGAGGCGGCCGGCGGCGGCGGCACCGGTGTAGCCGGCGCCGAGGACGATGATGCGGTGCTGCATTCCCTGCTCCTGTCTGCGCGGGTCCGCCCTCCGTGACGGGCGGTTGCGCCCCTTGAACCGGGCAGCCCCGCGTTTCCTGACAGGAACCCGATGTGAAGCACGTCACATCGGCCCGGCGGTGTCCCGCGCCCGGTCAGAAGGCGCGGAGCAGGGGCTCCCCGCGGTCGGCGGCCGTCCACACCGCGGTCGCGCGCACCAGCTTGTCGGGGTTGGCCTGGCTGCGGAGGGCGGTGATGCCCTCGGCGGTGACCTCCGGGCACAGGACGCCGACGACCCGGCCCCCGGCGACCACCACGACGGCGGGGCCGCCGTTGGCGGTCGCGAGGTGGACCTCCGCCGGGCCTCCGACCACGGCCCGCTTGGCCGGGCTGGGCCTGAACAGGCCCCGCATGAGCTTCGCGACCGCGAGGGCGCCCTCCAAGGGCCTGGTGCGGGCCGGGACCTTCCCGCCGCCGTCGCCGATCGCGACGGCGTCCTCGGTGAGCAGCCTCAGCAGCGGCTCGATCCTCCCACCGGTGGCCGCCGTGAGGAACTCCTCGACGATCCGCCGGGCGGCGGCCTCGTCGACCCCGGGCCGGGCCCTCCTGCCGTCCGCCACGTGCTTCCTGGCGCGGTGGAGGAGCTGCTGGCTGGCCGACTCGGTGATGTCGAGGATCGCGGCGATCTCCCGGTGCGGGTAGTCGAAGGCCTCCCGCAGCACGTACACCGCCCGCTCGGCGGGAGACAGCCGCTCCATGAGGGCGAGGACCGCGTACGAGACCGACTCGCGCCGCTCGGCGGTGTCGGCCGGACCGAGCATCGGGTCGCCGTCGAGCAGCGGTTCGGGGAGCCACTGCCCCACGTAGGTCTCGCGCCGCGCGCGGGCCGAGGCGAGCTGGTTGAGGCAGAGGTTGGTGAGCACCTTCGTCAGCCACGCCTCGGGGACCTCGACGCGCTCGGCGTCGGCGGCCTGCCAGCGCAGGAAGGTCTCTTGCACGGCGTCCTCGGCCTCGGCCGCGGAGCCGAGGAGGCGGTAGGCGATCGC
It includes:
- a CDS encoding GlxA family transcriptional regulator, yielding MAKGSSHAVRPEGLHRVVVVVDEDSNPFELGCAIEVFGLRRPEIGRDLYDFALCSPEPRTPMRDGFFTLTGVADLEAADTADTLIVPNRPDVEAPHHPAVLDAVRRAHARGARLIGLCSGAFTLAEAGVLDGRRATAHWQWADSFRARFPSVRLEPDVLFVDDGDVLTAAGSAAALDLGLHVVRRDHGAEVAGSVSRRLVFAAHRDGGQRQFVERPVPDLPDESLAPVLAWAQERLDAPLTVSGLAARAAVSPATLHRRFRAQLGTTPLAWLTGERLSLACRLIERGESRFEVVARRSGLGTAANLRTVMRRATGITPSAYRRRFGPAAD
- a CDS encoding NAD(P)/FAD-dependent oxidoreductase, with the translated sequence MQHRIIVLGAGYTGAAAAGRLARRLHPDDVAVTVVDAEPDFVERVRLHQLAAGRELRPRSFGEIFAGTAVEPRRARVTGVDVDRRTVAVADADGGAGELPYDTLVYALGSGWDDQGVPGAAEHAHEIASRAGALRLRGRLAELGAGQAVAVVGGGLTGLEAATEIAEARPDLAVHLVTRGGLGDGLSDKGRGHLRRVLGRLGVTVHEHTAVTGVEADRVTTAGGRAVPAAVTVWTTGFAVHPIARATALEVDGAGRIAVDGTMRSVSHPDVYAIGDAALVTGPGGRPLRMSCATGVPTAWQAADAIAARLTGGKVPAVSIRYFNQCVSLGRADGLIQYVTADDRAVDTVLTGRFAARYKELVCKGAAWGVAHPTLGLPVRRHRVVREAARTGPAAGAPVRSAR
- the sigJ gene encoding RNA polymerase sigma factor SigJ — translated: MPPTVDDVDRFEAARPRLGAIAYRLLGSAAEAEDAVQETFLRWQAADAERVEVPEAWLTKVLTNLCLNQLASARARRETYVGQWLPEPLLDGDPMLGPADTAERRESVSYAVLALMERLSPAERAVYVLREAFDYPHREIAAILDITESASQQLLHRARKHVADGRRARPGVDEAAARRIVEEFLTAATGGRIEPLLRLLTEDAVAIGDGGGKVPARTRPLEGALAVAKLMRGLFRPSPAKRAVVGGPAEVHLATANGGPAVVVVAGGRVVGVLCPEVTAEGITALRSQANPDKLVRATAVWTAADRGEPLLRAF
- a CDS encoding helix-turn-helix transcriptional regulator, with the protein product MSRLHTSDYEAMLDLAVGVLRTHDSEELWRLVVQELLRALDAAVVVDKDSEWSPHSGSVGFWRPQDRTRRLRFSTVAEDGALHRIRAGYPFAGHYLRVPCDRAPRTAGELAGEAAWLRSQTARATRAVFGTRHALALPLTAPGTGGPVRGFIVHRDGRDFSDPERRYAARVQPLLSAAAAQRHLLARHRPAPDRAAGPSAPPAPAPSPSPVPPAEYGLTPREHAVLLTLAEGLPATAMARRLGISARTVHKHLQNLYRKLGTADRLGAVLRAQQAGLLPASGSGDATETRRA
- a CDS encoding cupin domain-containing protein — encoded protein: MNSEPVLLAEALASFDALWSPRIVTRVNGYDVRVAKVGGEHVWHVHDDTDEFFLVLEGELRISLREPGGERTVLLPRGAVFTVPRGTEHKPYAPSGAAILMVEPAGTPSVGDRHDELPDHVESTTGHALGT